One Microcoleus sp. bin38.metabat.b11b12b14.051 DNA segment encodes these proteins:
- a CDS encoding DUF423 domain-containing protein, with protein sequence MSTLIITRIFIAAAAVFGGLSVAGGAFASHALKNQLSDRALAIFETGARYQMYHALALLLVALLLNSLQESQTFFAAAGWAFIAGTIVFSGSLYALSLTDIKWLGAITPLGGVAFIFGWGCLAIAALTLK encoded by the coding sequence ATGTCAACCCTAATCATAACGCGCATTTTCATAGCAGCCGCAGCCGTATTCGGAGGTTTATCAGTTGCGGGCGGGGCTTTTGCCTCCCACGCTTTGAAAAATCAATTGAGCGATCGAGCTTTAGCAATTTTTGAGACCGGCGCCCGCTATCAAATGTACCATGCTCTGGCTCTATTACTCGTCGCTTTGTTGTTAAACAGCCTCCAAGAGTCTCAAACCTTTTTTGCAGCCGCTGGATGGGCTTTTATTGCGGGTACGATCGTCTTTTCAGGCAGTTTGTACGCCCTGAGTTTGACTGACATTAAATGGCTGGGTGCAATTACGCCGCTGGGCGGAGTTGCTTTTATTTTCGGTTGGGGTTGCTTGGCAATTGCAGCTTTGACTTTAAAATAA
- the bchM gene encoding magnesium protoporphyrin IX methyltransferase: MNLVDDKTIVKQYFNSTGFDRWQRIYGDGKVNKVQLDIRTGHQKTVDTVIDWLQADGNLPGLSICDAGCGVGSLSIPLAEAGAIVCASDISDKMVAEAYDRSTAVPGKLYNISFAAQDLEALTGKFHTVICLDVLIHYPQSKASEMIAHLSSIAQSRLILSFAPKTLALTALKKFGELFPGPSKTTRAYQHREADIIKILESNGFVINRTAMNSTSFYYSRLLEAVRK, translated from the coding sequence ATGAATTTGGTAGACGACAAGACTATAGTTAAACAGTATTTTAACTCGACAGGATTCGATCGCTGGCAGCGAATTTACGGCGACGGCAAAGTCAACAAAGTGCAGCTAGACATCCGCACCGGGCACCAGAAAACAGTGGATACAGTCATCGACTGGCTGCAAGCAGACGGCAATTTGCCCGGGCTGAGTATCTGCGATGCTGGCTGCGGTGTAGGCTCTCTGAGCATTCCCCTGGCTGAGGCTGGAGCAATTGTTTGTGCTAGCGATATCTCTGACAAGATGGTAGCAGAAGCCTACGATCGATCGACAGCCGTTCCTGGGAAGCTGTACAACATATCCTTCGCCGCTCAAGATTTGGAAGCTTTAACGGGCAAATTTCACACGGTTATTTGTCTGGACGTGCTGATCCACTATCCTCAAAGTAAGGCCTCAGAAATGATCGCACACCTAAGTTCGATCGCCCAATCGCGACTAATTCTCAGTTTTGCCCCCAAAACTTTAGCACTTACCGCCCTCAAAAAATTTGGCGAACTTTTCCCGGGCCCTAGCAAAACTACCCGCGCTTACCAGCACCGGGAAGCAGATATTATCAAAATCCTAGAAAGCAACGGTTTTGTGATTAACAGAACAGCCATGAATAGCACTAGCTTTTACTATTCTCGCTTGCTAGAAGCTGTGCGAAAATAA
- the nagA gene encoding N-acetylglucosamine-6-phosphate deacetylase, with protein sequence MTEATTPTATNTDILNARLPGCKDLQMLAVDEAGIIQKVCPMDAVFKRIAPENLQVLDAAGDLISLGGVDLQINGALGWAFPDLESKDIEVLPKICQFLWYQGVDAFVPTLVTTSLDKFRRSLRAIADYIRSAKTAAPASNQSKRAEIIGVHLEGPFLNPQKRGAHPIEFLLPLTIENVKQVLGDCADIVKIITLAPELDSTGSVIPYLQSLGIAVSLGHSQATAEQAQQAFDRGASMVTHAFNAMPSLHHREPGLLGAAIVYPGVKCGLIADGKHVSPTMIDFLLRGGRYETGVFLVSDALAPLGLPDGVYPWDSRQIEVRKGTAWVRLDYHSPLESATLAGTTLPLLAGVQNLVKWGICDAQTAIALATESPRKAIGLPGIIGQSASQLLRWNLNTATKELTWHRLF encoded by the coding sequence ATGACTGAAGCCACAACCCCAACTGCTACTAATACAGATATTCTCAATGCTCGCCTTCCCGGCTGCAAGGATTTGCAAATGCTGGCTGTTGACGAAGCCGGCATAATTCAAAAAGTTTGTCCGATGGACGCCGTATTTAAACGGATTGCTCCTGAGAATTTGCAAGTGCTGGATGCAGCAGGCGATTTGATTTCTCTGGGCGGTGTTGACTTGCAGATTAACGGCGCCCTTGGTTGGGCTTTCCCCGATTTAGAAAGCAAAGATATTGAAGTTTTACCGAAAATTTGTCAATTTTTATGGTATCAGGGAGTCGATGCTTTTGTGCCGACTTTGGTGACAACTTCTCTGGATAAGTTTAGACGATCGCTCAGGGCGATAGCTGATTATATCCGCAGTGCAAAAACCGCTGCTCCTGCCAGCAATCAATCGAAAAGAGCCGAAATTATCGGCGTTCACCTCGAAGGCCCTTTTCTCAACCCCCAGAAGCGAGGAGCTCACCCAATTGAGTTTTTGTTACCCCTAACTATAGAAAATGTCAAGCAAGTTTTAGGAGATTGTGCCGATATTGTCAAGATAATTACTTTAGCACCGGAATTAGACAGCACTGGCTCCGTCATACCCTATTTACAAAGTTTGGGAATTGCCGTCAGTCTCGGACATTCTCAAGCGACGGCAGAGCAAGCACAACAAGCATTCGATCGAGGAGCTTCTATGGTAACTCACGCTTTTAATGCGATGCCGAGCTTGCACCACCGAGAACCGGGTTTGTTGGGAGCAGCGATCGTTTATCCGGGTGTAAAATGCGGTTTAATTGCTGATGGCAAGCACGTTTCTCCAACCATGATCGATTTTTTGCTGCGCGGTGGCAGGTACGAAACAGGTGTTTTTTTAGTCAGCGATGCTTTGGCTCCTTTGGGTTTGCCTGATGGTGTTTATCCTTGGGATTCCCGACAAATTGAAGTCAGAAAAGGTACGGCTTGGGTAAGATTGGATTACCACTCGCCCCTGGAATCTGCTACTTTGGCCGGTACAACTCTACCGCTGTTGGCAGGAGTTCAAAATTTGGTGAAGTGGGGGATTTGCGATGCCCAAACAGCGATCGCCCTGGCTACTGAATCTCCCAGAAAGGCGATCGGGCTTCCGGGAATTATCGGTCAATCTGCAAGTCAATTGTTGCGCTGGAATTTAAACACAGCAACCAAAGAATTGACTTGGCACAGACTATTTTAG
- the purE gene encoding 5-(carboxyamino)imidazole ribonucleotide mutase: MNQPTVGIIMGSDSDLPTMSEAIAVCEEFNVPCSVAIVSAHRTPERMVEYAQTAHDRGLKVIIAGAGGAAHLPGMVASLTPLPVIGVPVPSRHLQGVDSLYSIVQMPAGIPVATVAIGNAKNAGLLAIQILAVSQPQLLERILDYRKTLSESVMKKQTQLEELGYQKYLKMNK; encoded by the coding sequence ATGAATCAACCGACAGTTGGAATTATCATGGGCAGCGATTCGGATTTGCCAACCATGTCTGAAGCGATCGCAGTTTGCGAAGAATTTAACGTACCGTGCTCGGTAGCGATTGTCTCCGCCCACCGCACCCCCGAGCGCATGGTAGAATACGCCCAAACCGCCCACGATCGAGGCTTGAAAGTCATTATCGCAGGTGCAGGAGGAGCGGCGCACCTCCCGGGCATGGTAGCATCTTTAACACCGTTGCCGGTGATTGGTGTCCCCGTGCCCAGCCGTCACCTGCAAGGGGTAGATTCGTTGTACTCGATCGTCCAAATGCCAGCCGGCATACCCGTAGCAACAGTGGCGATCGGCAATGCTAAAAATGCTGGCTTGCTGGCAATTCAAATATTAGCAGTTTCCCAGCCTCAATTGCTAGAGCGAATCTTGGATTACCGCAAAACTTTGTCCGAATCTGTAATGAAAAAACAAACTCAGCTAGAAGAGCTAGGCTATCAGAAATACCTCAAGATGAACAAATAA
- a CDS encoding ammonium transporter, producing MIKMTVGKKKSKQVRQESLNLPAAKILTKANRFKKLQRTIARLSPSWQACIPLAVIIVFIWGYAAVAQTPPKQTTEEQLASLKVGMDTMWVMVAGMLVFFMNAGFGMLETGFCRQKNAVNVLAKNLIVFALSTIAFWAIGFALMFSNGNGFIGSSGGYFLWNVADNSPATGDAYQGIFKALNWTGVPLNAKFFFQLVFAGTAATIVSGAVAERIRFLDFLIFSLLLVGIAYPITGHWIWGGGWLQTAGFYDFAGSAVVHSVGGWAALMGAAFLGPRIGKYRNGDTVAMPGHNMSIATLGCLILWLGWFGFNPGSTMAVDPNAIAHIAITTNTAGAFGGVAATITAWLYLGKPDLSMIINGILAGLVGVTASCAWVNIPNSAIIGAIAGILVVFAVTFFDNLKIDDPVGATSVHLVCGIWGTLAVGLFADGPTTGIYTAGPKAGLFVGGGFDQLLPQLMGIISVGGMTVLLSTIFWAALKALLGIRVSAVEEAEGLDIGEHGMEAYTGFVKETSSGNRTEGGYGGYSGGAGDRTTKL from the coding sequence ATGATTAAAATGACTGTCGGAAAGAAAAAGTCGAAACAAGTCAGGCAGGAGTCTTTAAATTTGCCAGCAGCTAAAATTTTGACGAAAGCCAACAGGTTCAAAAAATTACAAAGGACGATCGCCCGCCTGAGTCCGAGCTGGCAAGCCTGCATACCTTTAGCGGTTATCATCGTCTTCATTTGGGGATATGCGGCGGTAGCCCAAACCCCTCCCAAGCAGACTACAGAGGAACAATTGGCCAGCCTCAAGGTGGGCATGGATACCATGTGGGTGATGGTCGCTGGAATGCTAGTGTTCTTTATGAACGCCGGTTTCGGGATGTTGGAAACGGGTTTTTGCCGGCAGAAAAATGCAGTTAACGTGCTAGCAAAAAATCTGATTGTATTTGCCCTTTCGACGATCGCATTTTGGGCGATCGGCTTTGCATTAATGTTCAGCAACGGCAACGGTTTTATCGGCAGCAGCGGCGGATATTTCCTATGGAATGTAGCTGATAACAGCCCCGCCACAGGAGATGCTTATCAAGGCATTTTCAAAGCCTTAAACTGGACGGGAGTCCCCCTCAACGCTAAATTCTTTTTCCAATTAGTCTTTGCCGGAACTGCTGCCACGATCGTTTCTGGGGCCGTTGCAGAGCGGATTAGATTCCTCGACTTCTTAATTTTCAGCTTGCTGCTAGTCGGCATTGCTTACCCGATTACCGGACACTGGATTTGGGGCGGTGGCTGGCTGCAAACAGCAGGTTTCTACGATTTTGCCGGTTCGGCAGTAGTTCACTCGGTAGGCGGTTGGGCTGCTTTGATGGGAGCGGCATTTCTCGGGCCGCGGATCGGCAAGTACCGTAACGGCGATACTGTGGCGATGCCGGGACACAATATGAGCATTGCCACCCTCGGCTGTTTGATTCTATGGTTGGGTTGGTTCGGGTTCAATCCCGGTTCGACAATGGCTGTCGATCCCAATGCGATCGCCCACATTGCCATCACCACCAACACCGCCGGCGCCTTCGGAGGCGTTGCTGCGACGATTACAGCTTGGCTGTACCTCGGTAAACCTGACCTTTCGATGATTATCAACGGCATCCTCGCCGGTTTAGTCGGGGTGACAGCGAGCTGCGCTTGGGTCAACATACCCAATTCTGCCATTATCGGTGCGATCGCAGGTATCCTGGTAGTCTTCGCAGTAACATTCTTCGACAATTTGAAAATTGACGACCCTGTAGGTGCAACTTCAGTTCACTTAGTCTGCGGTATTTGGGGCACTCTGGCAGTTGGCTTGTTTGCTGACGGCCCTACAACTGGAATTTATACCGCTGGGCCGAAAGCGGGATTGTTCGTAGGCGGAGGTTTCGATCAATTACTACCACAGTTGATGGGTATTATCTCTGTAGGGGGCATGACAGTGCTGCTGAGTACGATTTTTTGGGCTGCACTCAAAGCTTTGCTGGGTATCCGCGTTTCTGCTGTTGAGGAAGCCGAAGGTTTGGATATCGGCGAACACGGGATGGAAGCTTACACCGGGTTCGTGAAGGAAACGAGCTCGGGAAACCGAACTGAGGGCGGCTACGGCGGTTATTCTGGGGGTGCTGGAGACAGGACTACCAAACTTTAG
- a CDS encoding SGNH/GDSL hydrolase family protein — translation MEVSRSKKVPVWALLSLLANGFLIVTVAQLIARGNNLTETSPASAAMTAPGSTEELIRSVMPTNSAKPVLDVPVPGPRHKWSYQQWVTQLGREAEAAATNRPPKLSVLAGDSLSMWFPTKLLPIDRIWLNQGISGETSVGLLKRLQLFDRTEPETVFVMIGINDLLRGASDEGILDNQRQIIRDLRWAHPKAQVVVQSILPHSGEQATWENRDRLLAIPNSRIRAINRRLKEIANSENVSYLDLQPLFADADGNLPTELSTDGLHLNDRGYLVWRSALQMFGQIQLKN, via the coding sequence ATGGAGGTGAGCCGATCGAAAAAAGTCCCGGTTTGGGCTTTGCTATCTCTGCTGGCGAACGGATTTCTGATCGTCACAGTCGCTCAACTAATCGCTAGGGGAAACAACTTGACGGAAACCTCCCCTGCTAGTGCAGCGATGACAGCACCCGGGAGCACAGAGGAATTAATTCGCTCCGTAATGCCCACCAACTCTGCAAAGCCAGTCCTAGACGTACCCGTTCCCGGGCCGCGACACAAATGGTCTTACCAGCAGTGGGTGACGCAGTTGGGCCGGGAAGCTGAGGCGGCAGCGACAAATCGCCCCCCAAAACTGAGTGTTTTGGCTGGGGATTCTCTGAGTATGTGGTTTCCCACGAAGCTGCTACCGATCGATCGCATTTGGCTAAATCAAGGGATTTCCGGCGAAACTTCCGTGGGTTTGCTAAAGCGATTGCAGTTGTTCGATCGCACTGAACCCGAGACGGTGTTTGTGATGATCGGGATTAACGATTTGTTGCGGGGTGCCAGCGACGAAGGAATTTTGGACAACCAGCGCCAGATTATCCGCGATTTGCGGTGGGCGCACCCAAAAGCACAAGTGGTGGTGCAGTCGATATTGCCACACAGTGGGGAACAAGCAACTTGGGAAAATCGCGATCGGCTGCTGGCAATACCCAACAGTCGAATTCGCGCCATCAATCGGCGCCTCAAAGAAATTGCTAATTCCGAAAATGTTTCTTATCTCGACTTGCAGCCACTGTTTGCGGATGCTGACGGCAATTTGCCAACCGAACTCAGCACAGACGGCTTGCACCTGAACGATCGAGGTTATCTCGTTTGGCGATCGGCCTTGCAAATGTTCGGGCAAATACAGTTAAAAAATTAG
- a CDS encoding ammonium transporter, translating into MLKKSLTIGILALWLLSWPLMNNALAQDAPAAAPAAAAVVASPIDTGDTAWMLISSALVLLMTPGLAFFYGGLVRSRNVLNTMMMSLVMMGLIGVTWTLWGYSLAFDVSTPTSQGFGKGIETFIGGFDWMFLNNVAADKPDPIGYAPTIPHQVFMVYQMMFAIITPALISGAIVERVTFKTYFWFVLLWSTFIYSPLAHWVWGRGWLGAIGALDFAGGTVVHISSGVSAVVAAWVIGPRKDHLNKPHTPHNVPYVLLGIGLLWFGWFGFNGGSALGSGSLATVAFVTTMISTAGGGLTWTILEWVLRGKPTAVGIASGFLAGLVGITPAAGYVLPVGALLIGSITAVCCFFAVSLRAKLGFDDSLDTFPVHGVGGTVGAILTGVFATKAVNAAGNDGLFAGNPGLLVTQFIGVLATYVFAAVGTFVILKLLGQFMELRVASSAEDQGLDIGQHGEEAYGEDFAGGFSSFESGSPFSPKKVG; encoded by the coding sequence GTGCTCAAAAAAAGTTTAACGATCGGCATCCTCGCACTGTGGCTGTTAAGCTGGCCGCTGATGAACAATGCGTTAGCTCAAGATGCTCCTGCTGCTGCTCCTGCGGCGGCTGCGGTGGTAGCAAGTCCGATCGACACCGGCGATACAGCCTGGATGTTAATCTCGTCAGCACTGGTACTGCTAATGACACCGGGGCTAGCGTTTTTCTACGGAGGACTGGTGCGATCGCGCAACGTCCTCAACACCATGATGATGAGCTTAGTCATGATGGGACTGATCGGCGTCACGTGGACTCTGTGGGGCTACAGTTTAGCCTTTGACGTTTCCACTCCCACATCCCAAGGCTTTGGTAAAGGGATCGAAACCTTCATCGGCGGGTTCGACTGGATGTTCTTGAACAACGTCGCAGCCGACAAACCAGATCCGATCGGCTACGCACCGACAATACCGCACCAAGTATTCATGGTTTACCAGATGATGTTCGCCATCATCACCCCCGCCTTGATTTCAGGGGCGATCGTCGAACGGGTAACATTCAAAACCTATTTCTGGTTCGTACTGCTGTGGTCAACCTTCATCTACTCACCTTTAGCCCACTGGGTTTGGGGTAGAGGCTGGCTGGGAGCGATCGGAGCATTAGACTTTGCCGGCGGCACAGTCGTACACATCAGTTCCGGGGTATCTGCGGTTGTCGCAGCTTGGGTAATCGGGCCCCGCAAAGACCACTTGAACAAGCCCCACACCCCCCACAACGTACCCTACGTCTTGCTGGGAATTGGGCTGCTGTGGTTCGGCTGGTTTGGATTCAACGGCGGTAGCGCTTTGGGATCGGGTTCCTTAGCAACAGTGGCTTTTGTCACCACCATGATTTCAACCGCAGGCGGCGGCTTAACTTGGACAATACTGGAATGGGTACTCAGAGGCAAACCGACAGCAGTCGGAATTGCGAGCGGCTTCCTAGCAGGATTGGTAGGAATCACACCGGCGGCGGGATATGTCCTGCCAGTAGGGGCGCTATTGATCGGATCGATCACTGCGGTTTGTTGCTTCTTTGCCGTTAGCTTGCGAGCTAAGCTAGGATTTGACGACTCCTTGGATACCTTCCCGGTTCACGGCGTCGGCGGAACTGTAGGCGCGATTTTGACTGGCGTGTTTGCGACTAAAGCGGTTAACGCAGCCGGAAATGACGGGCTGTTTGCCGGAAATCCGGGGCTGCTTGTGACCCAGTTTATCGGCGTTCTAGCTACTTACGTGTTTGCGGCTGTCGGCACTTTTGTGATTTTGAAACTTTTGGGGCAGTTTATGGAACTGAGAGTTGCGTCATCTGCTGAAGACCAAGGTTTGGATATCGGCCAACACGGCGAAGAAGCTTACGGTGAGGATTTTGCTGGCGGTTTCAGTTCCTTTGAATCTGGTTCTCCTTTTTCGCCGAAAAAGGTAGGCTGA
- a CDS encoding GxxExxY protein: MVNEREEAMNREDAKDAKEEERRMRQLGEQVEQLAYRAIGAAIEVHRLLGPGFLESVYQESLEVEFGLRGIPCEPRKPVAINYKGHRVGEGQLDFLVGDILVVELKAVEKLAPIHDAQVISYLKMTKKTLGLLINFNVPILKEGIKRIILSS; encoded by the coding sequence ATGGTCAATGAGAGGGAAGAAGCAATGAACCGCGAAGACGCAAAGGACGCAAAGGAAGAAGAAAGAAGAATGAGACAGTTGGGCGAACAGGTGGAACAGTTGGCTTATAGAGCGATTGGGGCCGCCATTGAAGTGCATCGGCTGTTAGGCCCAGGATTTTTAGAATCAGTGTATCAAGAATCCTTAGAAGTTGAATTTGGGCTGCGGGGGATACCTTGTGAGCCTAGAAAGCCAGTAGCAATCAACTACAAAGGTCATCGAGTCGGCGAAGGTCAATTAGACTTTCTGGTGGGCGATATCTTAGTTGTGGAACTAAAAGCTGTCGAAAAGCTAGCCCCCATCCACGACGCCCAAGTTATCTCCTATCTAAAAATGACCAAAAAAACCCTAGGCCTGCTCATCAACTTCAACGTTCCCATCCTCAAAGAAGGCATCAAACGCATAATTCTCTCATCTTAA
- a CDS encoding 4-hydroxy-3-methylbut-2-enyl diphosphate reductase: MDTKAFKRSLQQSENYHRKGFGHEAEVADVMQTAYQSSLIQQIRDNNYRLQRGAVTIRLAEAFGFCWGVERAVAIAYETRQHFPSERIWITNEIIHNPSVNQHLRDMEVGFIAVSKGQKDFSVVDSGDVVILPAFGASVQEMQLLNDKGCKIVDTTCPWVSKVWNTVEKHKKKDYTSIIHGQYKHEETVATSSFADKYLIVLNLQEAEYVSNYILHGGDKIEFMAKFSKAYSAGFDPDLDLVSVGIANQTTMLKTETENIGKLFEKTMMRKFGPENLNEHFLSFNTICDATQERQDAMLNLVEEKLDLMLVIGGFNSSNTTHLQEIAIDKTLPSYHIDSAERILPGNRIEHKPLGGDLVVTQNWLPDGNIVVGVTSGASTPDKVVEDAIDRILALKAAVVA, translated from the coding sequence ATGGATACTAAAGCTTTTAAACGATCGCTCCAACAGTCTGAAAACTACCACCGCAAGGGTTTCGGACACGAAGCTGAGGTAGCTGACGTGATGCAGACAGCTTATCAAAGCAGTCTGATCCAGCAAATTCGTGACAACAATTACAGGCTCCAACGCGGCGCTGTCACCATCCGGCTGGCTGAGGCTTTTGGTTTTTGCTGGGGGGTGGAACGCGCTGTGGCTATTGCTTACGAGACTCGCCAGCATTTCCCCTCGGAACGGATTTGGATTACTAATGAGATTATTCATAACCCGTCTGTCAACCAGCATTTGCGGGATATGGAAGTTGGTTTTATTGCTGTGTCCAAGGGACAGAAAGATTTTTCGGTGGTGGATAGCGGCGATGTGGTAATTTTACCTGCTTTTGGCGCGAGCGTCCAAGAAATGCAGTTGCTCAACGATAAGGGCTGTAAGATTGTTGATACTACTTGTCCTTGGGTTTCTAAGGTTTGGAATACTGTTGAGAAGCACAAGAAGAAAGATTATACTTCGATTATTCACGGTCAGTACAAGCATGAGGAAACTGTCGCGACGAGTTCTTTTGCTGATAAGTATTTGATTGTGCTGAATTTGCAGGAAGCTGAATATGTCAGCAATTATATCTTGCACGGAGGTGACAAAATTGAGTTTATGGCTAAGTTTAGCAAGGCTTATTCGGCTGGTTTCGACCCGGATCTGGATTTGGTCTCTGTCGGGATTGCTAACCAAACTACTATGCTCAAAACTGAAACTGAGAATATTGGTAAGTTGTTTGAAAAGACGATGATGCGGAAGTTTGGCCCCGAAAACCTTAACGAACATTTTCTGAGTTTTAATACTATCTGCGATGCAACTCAGGAACGGCAAGATGCTATGTTGAATTTGGTTGAGGAAAAGTTGGATTTGATGTTGGTGATTGGGGGTTTTAATTCTTCTAATACTACTCACTTGCAGGAAATTGCGATCGACAAAACGCTTCCTTCCTACCACATTGATTCTGCCGAGCGCATTCTACCGGGAAATCGCATCGAACACAAGCCTCTAGGCGGAGATTTGGTTGTTACCCAAAATTGGTTGCCTGATGGTAATATTGTGGTCGGCGTTACTTCGGGTGCTTCGACTCCTGATAAAGTGGTTGAGGATGCGATCGATCGCATTTTGGCACTCAAAGCCGCTGTTGTTGCGTAA
- a CDS encoding CHASE3 domain-containing protein, translating into MNKSLTRQITAGIGMALALLIFNAATSYRNTLKLVENERWVRHAHRVLTELEATLSTLKDAETGQRGYLLTGEERYLEPYHAAIARINAQVGGLQQLTADNNRQQQRITVLKSAIDSKLAELEETINLRRQKNLAAAIKLVKTDRGKQIMDGIRQQVAVMVAEETQLLQQRARESQASANLTILTFTVAAVVDLLLLVLVYYLVKRDRTLRDNTEIKQNQLLEQLEHDRNSIKLTEERFRLAIFNAPLPIMLHAENGEVLQINSVWTQLSGYEYSEIPTIEDWTEKVYGTRKSLVQADIERLHQLNVGVSEGEYTIATASGEKRIWDFYSAPLGKLSDGRSLVISTAIDITARKQAESEIRMLNATLEQRVELRTNQLQAANEELEAFTYTVAHDLRAPLRGMQGLAEALLQDYGQLLDELGQEYAQQIVNCGQQLEDLIQDLLAYSRLSRTDLSLQVVELESAVAEAIAMVQADAKSNSAQITISSPLFAVIAHRVTLVQVIANLLTNALKFVAGASPQVQISAEEIQLPSEAGTNRQTAGEWETGTDTRWDNSQLLISSRQLPVSVSEAIPSPKAFPEDRKAIEHDRFIRLWVEDNGIGIAPEHQKRIFRVFERLHGIESYPGTGIGLAIVQKAVDRMGGQVGVNSQLGQGSRFWILLRKG; encoded by the coding sequence ATGAACAAATCGCTGACTCGCCAAATCACCGCAGGCATCGGAATGGCCTTGGCGCTGCTAATTTTCAACGCGGCAACTTCCTATCGCAATACTCTCAAGTTAGTGGAAAACGAACGCTGGGTGAGGCACGCTCACCGAGTTTTAACGGAATTAGAAGCCACACTTTCCACGCTAAAAGATGCTGAAACCGGGCAGCGCGGTTATTTGCTGACGGGAGAAGAACGGTATTTAGAACCGTATCACGCGGCGATCGCCCGCATCAACGCACAAGTAGGCGGATTGCAGCAGTTAACCGCCGACAACAACCGTCAGCAACAGCGGATTACTGTGTTGAAAAGCGCGATCGACTCTAAATTAGCCGAACTTGAAGAAACTATCAATCTGCGGCGCCAAAAAAACTTAGCAGCAGCCATAAAACTGGTAAAAACCGATCGCGGAAAGCAAATCATGGACGGGATTCGGCAGCAGGTAGCTGTAATGGTAGCCGAAGAAACTCAGCTATTGCAGCAGCGCGCCCGAGAATCCCAAGCCAGTGCTAATTTGACAATCCTCACTTTTACCGTTGCTGCTGTAGTAGATTTGCTGTTGCTGGTGTTGGTTTATTATTTAGTAAAGCGCGATCGCACTTTGCGCGACAATACTGAAATCAAGCAAAATCAACTCCTAGAACAGCTAGAACACGATCGCAATTCCATAAAATTAACCGAAGAACGTTTCCGGCTCGCCATTTTCAACGCGCCACTGCCAATTATGCTGCACGCAGAAAACGGAGAAGTGTTGCAAATTAACAGCGTTTGGACACAACTCTCGGGCTACGAATACTCAGAAATTCCTACAATTGAAGATTGGACAGAAAAAGTTTATGGCACTCGCAAATCGTTAGTGCAAGCAGATATTGAGAGGCTGCACCAATTAAACGTCGGCGTTTCTGAAGGTGAATATACGATCGCCACAGCCAGCGGCGAAAAACGAATTTGGGACTTTTATTCCGCACCTTTAGGCAAGCTTTCCGACGGCAGAAGTTTAGTAATTAGTACCGCCATTGACATCACGGCGCGCAAACAAGCAGAATCGGAAATTCGGATGCTCAACGCTACGTTAGAACAGCGAGTGGAACTCCGCACCAATCAACTGCAAGCAGCTAACGAAGAATTAGAAGCTTTCACTTATACTGTCGCCCACGATTTGCGTGCTCCCCTGCGGGGAATGCAGGGATTGGCTGAAGCTTTATTACAAGATTACGGCCAACTGCTCGACGAACTAGGTCAAGAATACGCCCAGCAAATTGTGAATTGTGGGCAACAATTAGAAGATTTGATCCAAGATTTGCTAGCATACAGCCGCCTGAGCCGCACTGATTTATCGCTGCAAGTTGTAGAGTTAGAATCTGCTGTCGCTGAGGCAATTGCTATGGTACAAGCCGATGCTAAGTCCAACAGCGCTCAAATTACTATTAGCTCGCCCTTATTTGCGGTAATTGCCCACCGGGTTACTTTAGTTCAAGTCATCGCAAATCTGCTCACCAATGCCCTCAAATTTGTGGCAGGCGCATCACCGCAAGTGCAGATATCGGCTGAAGAAATTCAACTACCTTCAGAGGCAGGGACAAACAGACAGACAGCGGGAGAATGGGAAACAGGGACAGATACACGCTGGGACAATTCCCAATTACTGATTTCCAGCCGGCAATTGCCCGTTAGCGTTAGCGAAGCGATCCCTTCGCCGAAGGCGTTCCCGGAGGATAGGAAAGCCATCGAACACGATCGCTTTATCCGTCTTTGGGTAGAAGACAACGGCATCGGTATTGCTCCGGAACATCAAAAACGGATTTTTCGCGTCTTTGAACGGCTCCACGGTATCGAGTCATACCCCGGAACTGGTATAGGATTGGCTATTGTACAAAAAGCAGTCGATCGCATGGGCGGTCAAGTTGGGGTGAACTCTCAATTAGGACAGGGCAGTCGATTTTGGATATTGCTGAGGAAAGGATGA